CGCAAAGGCAACGGCACCTAGAAGTTTTAAGGCGTCGAAGGGCCGGAAAAacggacgatgatgacggagAGGACCGGCTATCGCCACAGCCAGAGGCTTCAGGGTCAGAACAGAGCGAGGACGAAGGCGAGGCAGAGGCTCCAGTTCGACAGCCTCAGTTCCGGAGTTGGGCGAACGACAGCGAAAGCAGTGATGTTGAGTCTACTATTGGCGCAAACGAAGATTTGGATCGCTACGAAGACGATTTCGTActagacgatgaagatgataaaCTCGGTGCCCCCAGCGGGCTGGAGGATATGCCCATCGAGTTTTCTCGTCACTCGTACAAGCAGTTAAAGGACTATTTCCAGGACGCTGTGGAATGGATGGTGCAAAACCAACTTAACCCAGCGTTTCCTCGTTCAGATCCTTTATATAGGGTCGCTTTTGAAAAGCTCGAAGCAGAAGTTCGAGGACGCACTGGGTCTCAGTATATTTCATCAGTTTGGAACACCGATTTTCGCCGGGCACTTCTTGCACGACCGCAGATGGAAACCACAACGTATCCAACAGACTTTAACCACCCATGCGATGCCTGTAACCGAACAGgacatccagcttctttcgACGTCAAATTTACCGGAAAAGCATACTCACTTGAAACACTCGAGGCGTTAGCGGACGCAGATAGCGACGAGGAACAATCAGAGAGTGAAGAAAACGACAATCAAGAACGAGATCGCGAGGGCTACACTTTACCAGACGAGGATACCCATTTCTACCTAGGAAGGTTCGTCGCTCTTACCACTACCCTCAAAACAATCTAACATCGAACTAGACACTGCATGAAAAATGCCGAAATGGCACATACCCTAACCCACTGGCGCTTCCATCTCAACGAATGGGTCGTTGAACACCTACGTATCACTGGCTACATGTCAGACAAGAAGATCCTAAAGCGCAGCCACTacagccagaagaagaagaacaagcaTGCTGGAAAGGCGGTTAAGAAGATGATCGATTCCGGAGAGGTTAAAAAGCTCTGGCGTGATTTTCATATTAACTTACGGACCGCAAGGGAGTCGAACGTGTAATGTATGTCATGATTGCATTCGTTCTCGATACATGCTAATATAATTGCAGGCTCACGATACGATGCGCTTTATCCTCTATCGGCTTCGCTTCTGTATTTAAAATTTGGCACATAACTCCACCGTTTATGTGGCTGGCGTTCATCTGACTTTTTCTGGAACATATTTGGCGCAATTACTTTGATACCCGAGTCTTCTCAAGGAGCATTTTCACTTCAATGAAACCATTCATAACGTCTCTGTTTAAGCTCAAGGGTTTTATACCCTTCACAAACAGACCGCAAGAGCCACTAAAATATGACTGGCATGGAGCTCAACATATTCACTCTAGAACCTTAACACAGTAGATATGCCACTAAGTAGGATCGACGTTTATAATGTTCCCTAACGCTACAGTTCCCGTTGAGTTGTCTCTTGgatcttcatctccatccatccacgaGCAGCGA
This region of Aspergillus puulaauensis MK2 DNA, chromosome 5, nearly complete sequence genomic DNA includes:
- a CDS encoding uncharacterized protein (COG:S;~EggNog:ENOG410PQ82;~InterPro:IPR025451;~PFAM:PF13926); translated protein: MPRTYGKSKGKAKQTRLSFVPEFTNSQDEEANRNANVRYAHPSLSTLRSPRKASEKSSTPTPFVNLEPSPEEASQKRSRRKGKKASQMSASQNATPPPPATQDSDSDLEIVKSARKNTRARNTKRKRVDSSEPEDPHISDESDADEVVSRPRRKLRRGGAPQPIVVDDDSSEDQEIRAGASNSPDIPHTPRRDSAQDRIDLDEDLEDLQDSVVKTSRTRGSVANSAKAQRQRHLEVLRRRRAGKTDDDDGEDRLSPQPEASGSEQSEDEGEAEAPVRQPQFRSWANDSESSDVESTIGANEDLDRYEDDFVLDDEDDKLGAPSGLEDMPIEFSRHSYKQLKDYFQDAVEWMVQNQLNPAFPRSDPLYRVAFEKLEAEVRGRTGSQYISSVWNTDFRRALLARPQMETTTYPTDFNHPCDACNRTGHPASFDVKFTGKAYSLETLEALADADSDEEQSESEENDNQERDREGYTLPDEDTHFYLGRHCMKNAEMAHTLTHWRFHLNEWVVEHLRITGYMSDKKILKRSHYSQKKKNKHAGKAVKKMIDSGEVKKLWRDFHINLRTARESNV